From the genome of Nocardia sp. NBC_01503, one region includes:
- a CDS encoding AAA domain-containing protein produces MILFGDRVVCSTGDLVSAARCEFALLRALDAELGLVTSIGYPAPGVLTHAWNPAVEHRLADLRDRYGTGVVRVGVPAEPADPEATVAGLRDAHEQTLTALRGHAEAVAGAVVFDGAFATRCDFLVRDSDPETHDYLPAAVANRNTRIPALLTLAATADALRQFGFRPAARARLWVDGVASTHSLADIAVVHRARRDRLNRILDDKLGELLPVQWGDRRFLACGHCTACTAELETRRDLLLVAGMRPATRAQLRDAGITTVDRLADADATVTGVPTPTFSALRRQAELQLERESTGHPTHTLIDAAALAALPRPSRGDLFVSVTAPDRLEVWSNWSADRVHTFTIRTGETIPDTETVAAQDLPVWDDDADALLDFLTERQWEHPDLRIHHYRGNLRPLLSTVGERYPDGEDVVAELLPALVDLYPIVRAAMIVGERSYDLRQLPPNQTSATPDSTGTDGLAGSGPEAVRRLRDWLLELAGEHGIHPARRMSYDYWETGPDEVEAALREFAETGYRDGSERGTAQVAAAFTAAAVGYFRRERKPLSWAHDDRLDHPVEEWAETPGVLVADWGTVDTKWHSTGQRPMRRYLTLTGRLGTGNAPPPGTRVLTLYDRPAPGMTATPGQRAAAHATVLGCALDTNFEDVVRVVELLPEGCEPYDDLPTAIAPCPPRRDDHLEESLEDIAHQLLVTLPEVPGNAVFDLLCGRPPRLREGKPLPEVFGDHAAAVTAAILDLENSYVAVQGPPGTGKTDTTARVVERLVTRYKWRVGVVGRTHAVVEHVLDAVVQVGVLPELVAKAEAQSVAAEWLPIDASKYGRFLDNAVNGGVVGGLSNDFTDPERITRDSLDLLVIADAGKFPLADAAAVALCARNLLLVGDPAPATGHGIHPESVDESALGRLVGAHRTLPAAFGYFLDRTWRMHPRVCGPVSRLRYDNRLRSNETVTLARELEGIEPGVRTVTIEHHGNSTESAEEAREIVRQVRNLLGLPWQTGAVTRRLHPHDILVVAPYHAQVARIRTLLSRARIEDVLVGTADHFQGREAAVVLVSMATSAPKDAPHGIGALLSRHWLTSAISRAMWSAIIVRSPLLTEYLPATTTELSDLAAVLQLDRV; encoded by the coding sequence TTGATTCTGTTCGGTGATCGTGTCGTGTGCAGCACCGGTGACCTGGTGTCGGCGGCGCGTTGTGAGTTCGCGCTGTTGCGCGCGCTCGACGCCGAACTGGGGCTGGTGACGTCGATCGGATATCCGGCGCCCGGTGTGCTGACGCATGCCTGGAATCCGGCGGTCGAACATCGGCTCGCGGATCTGCGCGACCGGTACGGGACGGGCGTGGTGCGCGTAGGCGTTCCCGCCGAGCCCGCCGATCCGGAGGCGACCGTTGCCGGGCTGCGGGACGCGCACGAGCAAACCTTGACCGCGCTGCGGGGGCATGCCGAAGCGGTCGCGGGGGCCGTCGTCTTCGATGGCGCGTTCGCCACCCGATGCGATTTCCTGGTCCGGGACAGTGATCCCGAAACGCATGACTATCTGCCCGCGGCGGTCGCGAATCGGAATACCCGGATTCCGGCGCTGCTGACGCTCGCCGCTACCGCGGATGCACTGCGGCAGTTCGGGTTCCGGCCCGCCGCGCGAGCCAGGCTATGGGTGGACGGGGTGGCGAGTACGCATTCGCTGGCCGATATCGCCGTGGTGCATCGGGCCCGCCGCGACCGGCTGAACCGGATTCTGGACGATAAGCTCGGCGAACTGCTGCCCGTGCAGTGGGGAGATCGGCGGTTCCTGGCGTGCGGCCACTGCACCGCCTGCACCGCCGAGCTGGAGACGCGCCGGGATCTGCTGCTGGTCGCCGGTATGCGCCCCGCCACTCGCGCCCAACTCCGCGATGCCGGTATCACCACCGTCGACCGGCTGGCCGATGCCGACGCCACCGTCACCGGTGTACCCACACCCACTTTCAGCGCACTGCGCCGCCAGGCCGAACTCCAATTGGAGCGCGAGAGCACCGGCCATCCCACGCATACCCTCATCGACGCCGCCGCCCTGGCCGCGCTCCCCCGACCCAGTCGCGGCGATCTCTTCGTCAGCGTCACGGCCCCGGATCGGCTCGAAGTGTGGTCCAACTGGTCCGCGGATCGCGTGCACACCTTCACCATTCGCACCGGCGAGACCATTCCCGACACTGAAACCGTTGCCGCACAAGATCTTCCAGTCTGGGATGATGACGCCGACGCACTGCTGGACTTCCTCACCGAACGCCAGTGGGAGCATCCGGACCTGCGCATCCACCACTACCGCGGTAACCTCCGCCCGCTGCTGAGCACCGTCGGCGAGCGCTATCCGGACGGTGAAGACGTTGTGGCCGAACTCCTTCCGGCCCTGGTCGACCTCTACCCGATCGTCCGCGCCGCCATGATCGTCGGCGAACGCTCATACGACCTGCGCCAACTACCCCCGAATCAGACCTCGGCAACACCCGATTCGACAGGGACCGACGGCCTGGCCGGCAGCGGACCGGAAGCCGTACGGCGACTGCGCGATTGGCTGCTCGAGCTGGCCGGAGAGCACGGCATTCACCCCGCCCGGCGCATGTCCTACGACTACTGGGAGACCGGCCCCGACGAGGTCGAGGCCGCCCTGCGCGAGTTCGCCGAGACCGGCTATCGCGATGGCAGCGAACGCGGTACCGCCCAGGTGGCCGCCGCGTTCACCGCGGCCGCGGTGGGCTATTTCCGGCGCGAACGCAAACCGCTGAGCTGGGCACACGACGATCGACTGGATCATCCGGTCGAGGAGTGGGCGGAGACGCCGGGCGTCCTGGTCGCCGACTGGGGCACCGTGGACACCAAGTGGCACAGCACCGGTCAGCGCCCCATGCGCCGTTACCTCACCCTCACCGGAAGACTCGGCACCGGGAACGCCCCGCCACCGGGCACCCGGGTCCTGACGCTCTACGACCGGCCCGCCCCCGGGATGACCGCCACCCCCGGACAGCGCGCGGCCGCGCACGCGACGGTGCTGGGCTGCGCCCTGGACACCAATTTCGAGGATGTGGTGCGCGTCGTCGAACTCCTGCCCGAGGGCTGTGAACCCTATGACGATCTGCCCACCGCCATCGCGCCCTGCCCGCCTCGCCGCGATGACCACCTGGAGGAGTCGCTCGAAGACATTGCGCACCAACTGCTCGTGACCCTCCCCGAGGTGCCGGGTAATGCCGTCTTCGACCTTCTGTGCGGCCGCCCGCCCCGGCTGCGCGAGGGCAAACCGCTCCCCGAGGTCTTCGGCGATCACGCCGCCGCCGTCACCGCCGCCATTCTCGATCTGGAGAATTCCTATGTGGCGGTGCAGGGTCCACCCGGCACCGGGAAGACCGACACCACCGCCCGCGTGGTGGAAAGACTTGTGACACGGTACAAGTGGCGCGTCGGGGTGGTCGGTCGCACGCACGCGGTGGTCGAACATGTGCTGGACGCGGTCGTTCAGGTGGGCGTGCTGCCCGAACTCGTCGCCAAGGCCGAAGCACAGTCGGTTGCCGCGGAGTGGCTGCCGATCGACGCCTCCAAATACGGCCGCTTCCTCGACAATGCCGTCAATGGCGGTGTGGTGGGCGGACTTTCGAACGATTTCACCGATCCCGAGCGCATCACCCGGGACAGCCTGGATCTGCTGGTGATCGCCGATGCCGGGAAGTTCCCACTCGCCGATGCCGCCGCCGTAGCGCTCTGCGCACGAAATCTGCTGCTGGTCGGCGATCCCGCCCCCGCCACCGGACACGGCATCCATCCCGAATCCGTGGACGAGTCAGCGCTGGGCCGCCTGGTGGGCGCGCATCGCACGCTGCCCGCCGCCTTCGGTTACTTCCTGGATCGCACCTGGCGGATGCATCCGCGCGTCTGCGGGCCCGTCTCCCGGCTGCGCTATGACAATCGGCTGCGATCCAATGAAACCGTCACCCTGGCAAGAGAACTCGAGGGCATCGAGCCGGGTGTGCGCACGGTGACCATCGAACATCACGGCAACAGCACCGAATCCGCCGAGGAGGCCCGCGAGATCGTGCGGCAGGTGCGCAATCTACTGGGCCTGCCGTGGCAGACCGGTGCGGTCACCCGCCGCCTGCACCCGCACGACATTCTGGTGGTCGCGCCGTATCACGCGCAGGTGGCGCGGATTCGAACCCTGTTGTCCCGCGCCAGGATCGAGGATGTCCTGGTCGGCACGGCGGACCATTTCCAGGGCCGCGAGGCCGCCGTGGTGCTGGTCTCCATGGCCACCTCGGCCCCCAAGGACGCCCCGCACGGTATCGGCGCGCTGCTGTCCCGGCACTGGCTGACCAGCGCCATCTCGCGGGCCATGTGGTCGGCGATCATCGTGCGCTCACCGCTGCTCACCGAATACCTGCCCGCCACGACGACCGAGCTCAGCGATCTGGCGGCTGTGCTGCAACTGGACCGGGTGTGA
- a CDS encoding alpha/beta hydrolase, with the protein MPYFDGGRGRLHYRRQSVTDPAARVALLPGTGQHSGHYHRFGRALEAAGIELWTLDTAGHGLSEGDPDRPGTLPELAGDARAFLDLIAAEPGPLLLMGHSLGAATALAALDSGPRAATSGVATALSGLILCGTPRAVLLGQAPKSARGSENAAASRRNPDRTRAGQAAGPVVPEGVPVLIVHGVDDRRAPMEPVREWARGISADFREYPDAGHDLLHEPVQGTVTADIAEWIGAVVAR; encoded by the coding sequence ATGCCGTATTTCGATGGCGGCCGCGGGCGGCTGCACTATCGCCGCCAGTCGGTCACCGATCCCGCGGCCAGGGTCGCGCTGCTACCGGGCACCGGACAGCACAGCGGGCACTATCACCGGTTCGGGCGCGCCCTCGAGGCAGCGGGTATCGAACTGTGGACCCTCGATACCGCCGGGCACGGACTCAGTGAGGGTGACCCGGATCGGCCCGGGACCCTGCCCGAATTGGCCGGTGACGCACGGGCATTCCTCGACCTGATCGCCGCCGAACCCGGACCGCTCCTGCTGATGGGCCACTCGCTCGGCGCGGCCACCGCACTGGCCGCGCTCGATTCGGGGCCGCGAGCCGCGACTTCCGGGGTGGCTACCGCACTTTCCGGCTTGATCCTCTGCGGGACTCCGCGCGCGGTGCTGCTGGGCCAAGCTCCGAAGTCCGCCAGGGGCAGCGAGAACGCTGCGGCGAGTCGCCGGAACCCGGATCGTACGCGAGCCGGGCAGGCGGCGGGACCTGTTGTACCGGAGGGTGTTCCGGTGTTGATCGTGCACGGCGTGGATGATCGGCGAGCTCCGATGGAGCCGGTGCGGGAGTGGGCTCGGGGTATATCGGCAGACTTTCGGGAGTACCCGGACGCGGGGCACGATCTGTTGCACGAACCGGTTCAGGGGACCGTCACCGCCGATATCGCGGAGTGGATCGGGGCGGTCGTGGCTCGCTGA
- a CDS encoding gamma carbonic anhydrase family protein codes for MPLYEFEGKRPTVDPTAFIAPTATLIGDVRVEAGASVWYGAVLRADLAPIIIRERANVQDNAVIHVPEDVPVEIGTGSTIAHAVVFHGATLGAESIVGNGSTVLDMAKIGSGTMIAAHSLVPPGAEIPDGVLAAGSPAQVRKSIEGTAAELWVKVNPSYYAELAQRHCKGINEIR; via the coding sequence GTGCCACTTTATGAATTCGAGGGTAAGAGGCCGACGGTTGATCCGACGGCGTTCATCGCGCCTACGGCGACGCTGATCGGGGATGTGCGGGTCGAGGCGGGGGCGTCGGTCTGGTACGGGGCCGTATTGCGGGCGGATCTCGCGCCGATCATTATTCGCGAGCGAGCGAATGTGCAGGACAATGCCGTGATTCACGTGCCGGAAGATGTGCCGGTGGAGATCGGGACGGGGTCGACCATCGCGCATGCGGTGGTGTTCCACGGGGCCACGCTCGGGGCGGAATCGATTGTGGGCAACGGTAGTACGGTGCTGGATATGGCCAAGATCGGCAGCGGGACCATGATCGCGGCGCATTCCCTGGTCCCGCCGGGGGCGGAGATTCCCGATGGGGTGCTGGCCGCGGGCTCGCCCGCACAGGTGCGGAAGTCCATCGAGGGCACGGCCGCCGAGCTCTGGGTGAAGGTGAATCCCTCGTACTACGCCGAGCTGGCCCAGCGACACTGCAAGGGCATCAACGAGATTCGGTGA
- a CDS encoding phosphoribosyltransferase: MIYPNREAAGRALGGVLEHLRAADPLILGLPRGGVPVAVAIRAVIGGDVDVLLVRKLGVPWQPELAMGAIGEDGVRVLNADVVRSTGVSPAEFAEIEELERAELERRRQVLRSAAPIPLKDRTVIIADDGMATGATAAAACEIARMHEPRRVVVAIPVSSPEALQRIRALADEVICPLIPRHLGGVGGVYRDFHQLDDDEVVALLTESR, translated from the coding sequence ATGATCTACCCGAATCGGGAGGCCGCGGGCCGGGCGCTGGGTGGGGTGCTCGAGCATTTGCGCGCGGCCGATCCGCTGATCCTGGGGTTGCCGCGCGGCGGAGTTCCGGTGGCGGTCGCGATTCGCGCGGTGATCGGCGGGGATGTCGATGTCCTGCTGGTCCGCAAACTCGGCGTGCCCTGGCAGCCCGAACTGGCCATGGGCGCCATCGGCGAGGACGGGGTGCGGGTGCTCAATGCCGATGTGGTGCGGAGCACCGGGGTATCCCCCGCAGAGTTCGCCGAGATCGAGGAGCTCGAGCGGGCCGAACTCGAGCGACGGCGACAGGTACTGCGCAGCGCCGCACCCATCCCGCTGAAGGATCGCACGGTGATCATCGCCGATGACGGTATGGCCACCGGCGCGACGGCCGCCGCCGCCTGCGAAATCGCCCGCATGCACGAACCGCGCCGCGTGGTGGTCGCCATACCCGTCTCGTCTCCCGAAGCGCTGCAACGGATTCGAGCCCTCGCCGACGAGGTGATCTGCCCGCTGATCCCGCGCCATCTCGGCGGAGTCGGCGGTGTCTACCGCGACTTCCACCAACTCGACGATGACGAGGTTGTCGCGCTACTCACCGAATCTCGTTGA
- a CDS encoding carbon-nitrogen hydrolase family protein: protein MVTTPEPGSSGATTVTVHEPEPQPQPITGAADAGVVDIAVVQFAPGTDTVANLTALRAEVRAAAELGARLVIAPEYSMYSVLRLDAGAVAAAEPLTGAFVNGLRGIAAEFGVYLVAGVLETPGGDQPEGLIYNTLVAATPDAEFAAIYRKVHLYDAFKSRESDVILPGPLDQTPTFTVDGIVFGMQTCFDLRFPEGIRRIAAAGAHALILPAQWIPGPGKVDQWTTLLRARAIENTIYVAAADQAAPRGSGASMIIAPTGAVLAELGDQPGIATARIDLEHLAEVRTTNPSLALRRFTIRGE, encoded by the coding sequence ATGGTCACAACGCCGGAACCGGGCAGTTCGGGGGCGACGACGGTGACAGTTCACGAACCCGAGCCGCAACCGCAACCGATCACCGGCGCGGCGGATGCGGGAGTCGTCGACATCGCCGTGGTGCAGTTCGCGCCCGGCACCGATACCGTGGCCAATCTCACCGCGTTGCGTGCCGAAGTACGGGCCGCCGCCGAACTCGGGGCGCGTCTGGTGATCGCGCCGGAGTACTCGATGTACTCGGTACTGCGACTGGACGCGGGCGCGGTCGCCGCCGCCGAACCGCTCACCGGGGCATTCGTGAACGGATTGCGCGGAATCGCAGCGGAATTCGGGGTGTACCTGGTCGCGGGCGTACTCGAGACGCCCGGCGGGGACCAGCCGGAGGGGCTCATCTACAACACGCTCGTCGCGGCGACGCCCGATGCGGAGTTCGCGGCGATCTACCGCAAGGTGCACCTCTACGACGCGTTCAAGTCCCGTGAATCCGATGTGATCCTGCCCGGACCGCTGGACCAGACGCCGACCTTCACCGTCGACGGCATTGTGTTCGGTATGCAGACCTGCTTCGACCTGCGCTTCCCCGAAGGCATTCGGCGCATCGCGGCCGCGGGTGCGCACGCGCTGATCCTGCCCGCGCAGTGGATTCCCGGACCCGGCAAGGTCGACCAGTGGACGACGCTGCTGCGCGCGCGAGCCATCGAGAACACCATCTACGTCGCCGCCGCCGATCAGGCGGCGCCCCGGGGCTCCGGTGCGTCCATGATCATCGCGCCCACCGGTGCGGTCCTCGCCGAACTGGGCGACCAACCCGGTATCGCCACCGCCCGCATAGACCTCGAACACCTCGCCGAGGTCCGCACCACCAATCCGAGCCTCGCCCTGCGCCGCTTCACCATTCGCGGCGAATAA
- a CDS encoding DEAD/DEAH box helicase — protein MSTSPADSVPTDDERDANGPSFADLGIDDRVLRAIADVGYESPSPIQAATIPPLLSGADVVGLAQTGTGKTAAFAIPILMGLEVTGKSPKALVLAPTRELAIQVAEAFGRYATHIPGLNVLPIYGGQNYAVQLSGLRRGAHVVVGTPGRVIDHLERGTLDLTQLQYLVLDEADEMLKMGFQDDVERILRDTPDTKQVALFSATMPPVIRKIAKQYLHDPVEITVKTKTSTNTNIGQRYVMVSYQRKLDALTRILEVETFEAMIIFVRTKQATEELAEKLRSRGYSAAAINGDIAQAQRERTIGQLKNGQLDILVATDVAARGLDVERISHVVNYDIPHDTESYVHRIGRTGRAGRSGEALLFVAPRERRLLDAIERATRQPLTEMQLPSVEDVNAQRVAKFGDTITENLSSANLPLFRKLIEDYEREHNIPLVDIAAALAIGSYDGDNFFMEPDPEPAPRRERGDREGRTSFEGDRRERRPREGGPAMHRNTGAELATYRISVGKRHKVAPGAIVGAIANEGGLRRSDFGHISIRPDHSLVELPADLSQETLNALSRTRISGQLIQLQLDSGAPGQRSMSRAPRRGPSDREFKRADTRRKPRT, from the coding sequence ATGAGTACCTCACCGGCCGACAGCGTTCCCACTGACGACGAGAGGGACGCGAACGGCCCGTCCTTCGCTGATCTCGGTATCGATGACCGCGTTTTGCGGGCCATCGCCGATGTCGGCTACGAATCGCCGTCGCCTATTCAGGCTGCGACGATTCCGCCGTTGCTCAGCGGTGCGGATGTGGTGGGTCTCGCGCAGACCGGTACCGGTAAGACCGCCGCGTTCGCCATTCCGATCCTCATGGGGCTCGAGGTAACCGGCAAGTCGCCCAAGGCGCTGGTGCTGGCACCCACCCGTGAACTCGCGATCCAGGTTGCGGAGGCGTTCGGCCGGTACGCCACCCATATCCCGGGTCTGAACGTGCTGCCCATCTACGGCGGTCAGAACTACGCCGTGCAGCTGTCCGGCCTGCGCCGGGGCGCGCACGTGGTGGTCGGCACGCCGGGTCGTGTCATCGATCATCTCGAGCGCGGCACCCTCGACCTGACGCAGCTGCAGTATCTGGTCCTCGACGAGGCCGACGAGATGCTGAAGATGGGCTTCCAGGACGATGTCGAGCGCATTCTGCGCGACACGCCCGACACCAAGCAGGTCGCGCTGTTCTCGGCGACCATGCCGCCGGTGATCCGCAAGATCGCCAAGCAGTACCTGCACGATCCGGTGGAGATCACGGTCAAGACCAAGACCTCCACCAACACCAATATCGGTCAGCGCTATGTGATGGTGTCGTACCAGCGCAAGCTGGACGCGCTGACCCGCATCCTCGAGGTCGAGACCTTCGAGGCCATGATCATCTTCGTGCGCACCAAGCAGGCCACCGAGGAGCTTGCCGAAAAGCTGCGCTCGCGTGGGTACTCCGCGGCGGCGATCAACGGCGATATCGCGCAGGCCCAGCGTGAGCGGACCATCGGTCAGCTCAAGAACGGCCAGCTGGACATTCTGGTGGCGACCGATGTGGCCGCGCGTGGTCTGGACGTGGAGCGCATCTCGCATGTGGTGAACTACGACATTCCGCATGACACCGAGTCGTATGTGCACCGCATCGGCCGTACCGGTCGCGCGGGTCGTTCGGGTGAGGCGCTGCTGTTCGTGGCCCCGCGCGAGCGTCGCCTGCTCGATGCCATCGAGCGCGCCACCCGGCAGCCGCTGACCGAGATGCAGTTGCCCTCGGTCGAGGATGTGAACGCGCAGCGGGTGGCCAAGTTCGGCGACACCATCACCGAGAATCTCTCCTCGGCGAATCTGCCGCTGTTCCGCAAGCTGATCGAGGATTACGAGCGCGAGCACAATATCCCGCTGGTGGATATCGCGGCCGCGCTGGCGATCGGCTCGTACGACGGTGACAACTTCTTCATGGAGCCCGATCCGGAGCCGGCCCCGCGTCGTGAGCGCGGTGATCGCGAGGGGCGTACCTCCTTCGAGGGTGATCGCCGTGAGCGTCGTCCGCGTGAGGGCGGTCCGGCCATGCACCGCAATACCGGTGCCGAGCTGGCGACCTACCGGATCTCGGTGGGTAAGCGGCACAAGGTCGCGCCCGGCGCCATTGTCGGGGCCATCGCCAATGAGGGTGGTCTGCGCCGCAGCGATTTCGGGCATATCTCGATCCGACCGGATCACAGCCTGGTGGAGCTGCCCGCCGATCTCTCGCAGGAGACCCTGAACGCGTTGAGCCGCACCAGGATCAGCGGTCAGCTGATTCAGCTGCAGCTCGACTCCGGTGCACCCGGACAGCGTTCGATGAGCCGCGCACCGCGTCGCGGCCCGAGTGATCGCGAATTCAAGCGGGCCGACACCCGCCGCAAGCCCCGCACGTAA